Proteins from a single region of Methanoculleus taiwanensis:
- the fdhF gene encoding formate dehydrogenase subunit alpha — protein sequence MSENPGKLEYVPTTCPYCGVGCGLNLVVNDGKLVGVEPFKRTPVNEGRLCPKGATCWEHVQSPDRLTTPLIKKNGKFEEATWDEALDLVASKLKETSDKYGPRSLGFQVSCRTPNEDCYAMQKFARVAFKTNNVDNCARICHGPSVAGLSLSFGSGAATNPFEDVLNADLIFMIGSNAVEAHPLAGRRVAQAKKKGIEIIVCDPRYTPTARLADTYLRYNPSTHIALINSMMYWIIEENLHDKAFIEERVKGFDELKETVAKYANVEDITGVPTETVKEIARKYASAKNAVIIYCLGITELTTGTDNVRSLGNLSMLTGNIGRPGVGVNPLRGQNNVQGACDMGAYPNVYSGYQKCEVDDIRHKMEQLWSVTDLPEWYGASLTEQIDQCGDPIKSMYILGLNPVVTYPNSNHVMKSLEKLDFLVVQDIFFTETCQYADVILPGTCFAEKDGTFTSGERRVNRIRKAVDGPGESMEDWRVFVKLAEKLNLPGFEFETAEDVWNDLRRVTPSMAGLNYERLNRPESLHWPCPTEEHPGTPILHIGKFSSADGKGTLFGIEYRPPAEVADAEYPFTLMTGRLLFHYHSRSQTGRAKILHQEVPESYVQINNEDAKKLNIANGEKIKLSSRRGEVETLARVTDEVAPGVLMMTMHFGTGAVNLLTNDVRDPMSKMPELKHCAVKVEKLTEA from the coding sequence ATGAGTGAAAACCCAGGCAAATTAGAGTATGTGCCAACAACCTGCCCGTATTGCGGTGTAGGGTGTGGACTCAACCTTGTAGTGAACGACGGCAAGCTCGTCGGTGTCGAACCATTCAAGAGGACGCCCGTGAACGAGGGCAGACTCTGCCCCAAGGGTGCCACCTGCTGGGAGCACGTGCAGAGCCCCGACCGTCTGACAACTCCCCTCATCAAGAAGAACGGGAAGTTCGAGGAAGCGACCTGGGACGAGGCGCTCGACCTCGTTGCATCCAAGCTGAAAGAGACCTCCGACAAGTACGGCCCGCGATCTCTCGGTTTCCAGGTCTCCTGCCGGACGCCGAACGAGGACTGCTATGCCATGCAGAAGTTCGCCCGTGTCGCGTTCAAGACCAACAACGTCGACAACTGTGCGCGTATCTGCCACGGACCGTCCGTTGCGGGTCTCTCGCTCTCCTTCGGTTCCGGAGCCGCCACGAACCCCTTCGAGGACGTCCTGAACGCAGACCTGATCTTCATGATCGGTTCGAACGCCGTTGAGGCGCACCCCCTCGCCGGCAGGCGGGTTGCCCAGGCAAAGAAGAAGGGTATCGAGATCATCGTCTGCGACCCGCGGTACACGCCGACGGCACGCCTCGCCGACACCTATCTCCGCTACAACCCCTCGACCCACATCGCGCTGATCAACTCGATGATGTACTGGATCATAGAGGAGAACCTCCACGACAAGGCATTCATCGAAGAGCGCGTCAAGGGCTTTGACGAGCTGAAGGAGACCGTCGCGAAGTACGCCAACGTTGAGGATATCACCGGCGTTCCCACCGAGACGGTGAAGGAGATCGCACGGAAGTACGCCAGCGCCAAGAACGCGGTCATCATCTACTGTCTCGGTATCACCGAGCTTACGACCGGTACCGACAACGTCCGGTCGCTCGGAAACCTCTCCATGCTCACCGGCAACATCGGCAGGCCCGGCGTCGGTGTGAACCCCCTCCGTGGCCAGAACAACGTGCAGGGCGCCTGTGACATGGGTGCCTACCCGAACGTCTACTCCGGCTACCAGAAGTGCGAAGTCGACGACATCAGGCACAAGATGGAGCAGCTCTGGAGCGTCACTGACCTTCCCGAGTGGTACGGTGCAAGCCTGACCGAGCAGATCGACCAGTGCGGCGACCCCATCAAGAGCATGTACATTCTCGGTCTGAACCCGGTCGTCACCTACCCGAACTCGAACCATGTCATGAAGTCGCTCGAGAAGCTCGATTTCCTCGTGGTGCAGGATATCTTCTTCACCGAGACCTGCCAGTACGCCGATGTCATCCTGCCGGGAACCTGCTTTGCAGAGAAGGACGGCACGTTCACCAGCGGTGAGCGGCGTGTGAACCGTATCCGGAAAGCGGTCGACGGACCCGGCGAGTCCATGGAGGACTGGAGAGTCTTCGTTAAGCTCGCAGAGAAACTGAACCTCCCCGGCTTCGAGTTCGAGACTGCAGAGGACGTCTGGAACGACCTGCGGCGGGTCACCCCCTCGATGGCCGGCCTCAACTACGAGCGGCTGAACAGGCCTGAGTCCCTGCACTGGCCGTGCCCGACTGAGGAGCACCCGGGAACCCCCATCCTGCATATCGGGAAGTTCTCATCTGCCGACGGCAAGGGTACCCTCTTCGGTATCGAGTATCGCCCGCCGGCCGAAGTTGCAGACGCCGAGTATCCGTTCACCCTGATGACCGGCAGACTGCTCTTCCACTACCACAGCAGGTCGCAGACCGGCCGCGCCAAGATTCTGCACCAGGAAGTGCCAGAGTCCTACGTGCAGATCAATAACGAGGACGCCAAGAAACTCAACATCGCGAACGGCGAGAAGATCAAGCTCAGCAGCCGCCGTGGCGAGGTCGAGACCCTCGCACGGGTGACCGACGAGGTAGCGCCCGGCGTCCTGATGATGACGATGCACTTCGGCACCGGAGCGGTCAACCTGCTCACCAACGATGTGAGGGACCCGATGTCCAAGATGCCGGAGCTGAAGCACTGTGCTGTAAAGGTCGAGAAGCTCACGGAGGCCTGA
- a CDS encoding FmdE family protein has translation MESTDTGHAPKGIERRMEENGLSPDLRDDFRRSIAFHTYPAPGLLIGVFMVDYALELLSATRGEKLYAVSETPKCLPDPLQVIAYCTAGNHRLRILPIGKFAITVNWPSDGPEAEGVRVFLDEEKMKRYPVFDLWYAHDPAFDKKSMGGKLLDEIFEAQRDVLSYERVRIDVTAKQPWKSERCSVCGEMIPDFMLLDGVCFTCSDRSYFTVLAE, from the coding sequence ATGGAATCAACAGATACAGGCCATGCCCCGAAAGGCATCGAACGGAGGATGGAAGAGAACGGTCTTAGCCCCGATCTGAGGGACGACTTCCGGCGCTCCATCGCATTTCACACCTACCCGGCACCGGGCCTCCTCATCGGGGTATTCATGGTCGATTATGCCCTCGAACTCCTGTCCGCAACCCGGGGAGAAAAACTGTATGCGGTCAGCGAAACACCGAAATGCCTCCCCGACCCGCTGCAGGTCATCGCCTACTGCACGGCCGGAAACCACCGGCTCCGCATCCTGCCGATCGGAAAGTTCGCCATCACCGTCAACTGGCCGAGCGATGGTCCCGAGGCAGAGGGTGTCCGGGTCTTCCTCGACGAAGAGAAGATGAAGCGCTATCCCGTCTTCGACCTGTGGTATGCACACGACCCTGCATTCGATAAAAAATCCATGGGAGGAAAACTCCTCGATGAGATCTTCGAGGCACAGCGGGACGTCCTCTCCTACGAACGGGTGCGGATTGATGTCACGGCGAAGCAGCCCTGGAAATCCGAGCGGTGCAGCGTCTGTGGAGAGATGATCCCCGATTTCATGCTCCTTGACGGCGTCTGCTTCACGTGTTCGGATCGGTCATACTTCACAGTCCTCGCAGAATAA
- the tsaA gene encoding tRNA (N6-threonylcarbamoyladenosine(37)-N6)-methyltransferase TrmO, translating to MGMELVPVGVVHSSVRSGHEMPVQGVTGEVEIYPEYVNALRSIGQNSHLILLCWMHEADRTVLTAVARKVASDLPEKGVFSLRSPPRPNPISLSVVRLLGVREERFLEVESLDLIDGTPVLDIKPYQTGWDCIFSATGHDRSEKIQKMGTEAYREGLVREAVNYHGMLCPGVAVGVRIAEAATRMLGGDLRNPALSVVPGNDPCIADALIGITGARPGDHRLLFMQGDKAPKNGCLIRKGDREVAFLLRADIPRTPEEILSCDEAVLFAADLHDTEERKLPAHPCVRYP from the coding sequence ATGGGTATGGAACTCGTCCCCGTGGGTGTCGTCCACTCTTCCGTCCGGTCAGGCCACGAGATGCCCGTCCAGGGAGTGACCGGGGAGGTGGAGATCTATCCGGAGTACGTGAATGCCCTCCGCAGCATCGGGCAGAACTCACATCTTATCCTTCTCTGCTGGATGCATGAAGCGGACCGGACGGTGCTGACGGCAGTTGCCCGGAAGGTGGCAAGCGATCTTCCCGAGAAAGGGGTTTTCTCACTCCGGTCGCCGCCGCGCCCGAACCCGATCTCGCTCTCGGTCGTCCGTCTGCTCGGCGTTCGGGAAGAGCGGTTCCTGGAGGTGGAGTCCCTCGATCTCATCGACGGCACGCCCGTCCTCGATATCAAACCCTACCAGACCGGGTGGGACTGCATCTTCTCTGCGACCGGCCACGACCGGTCGGAGAAGATCCAAAAGATGGGGACAGAGGCCTATCGCGAAGGACTCGTCAGGGAGGCGGTGAACTACCACGGGATGCTCTGCCCGGGAGTTGCTGTCGGCGTCCGGATTGCCGAAGCGGCGACGAGAATGCTCGGGGGCGACCTCCGGAACCCTGCACTATCAGTCGTGCCCGGCAACGATCCCTGCATCGCCGACGCCCTTATCGGGATTACCGGAGCAAGGCCGGGGGATCACAGGCTTCTTTTCATGCAGGGAGACAAAGCCCCGAAAAACGGGTGTCTCATCCGGAAGGGCGACCGCGAGGTGGCCTTCCTGCTTCGTGCCGACATCCCCCGTACTCCCGAAGAGATTCTGTCGTGCGACGAAGCAGTGCTCTTTGCAGCGGATCTTCATGATACGGAAGAGCGGAAACTGCCGGCGCACCCGTGCGTCAGATATCCCTGA
- the fdhD gene encoding formate dehydrogenase accessory sulfurtransferase FdhD, translating into MQSENSTRATCSGLTKEYDVYTVSETGIGNGRVEVCVEDTVTLLLNDTRIANLTVTPAELEEFALGYAVCEGLVPGPSAVESITVDGLTVHIRTNAFHEERISPETEIRSSGGVGVKTPWHELAAPVQGNLLLDLDTIFGGMDTLHRMASTWKSTGGTHCSVIIDADGVLQSHAEDMGRHTSVDKAVGKALSAGIDLSGCFMACTGRMPAGMVAKASRAGVPVIVTNNAPFSTGIDLARRLDMTLVGFARRPRAVVYSAPHRIRDI; encoded by the coding sequence ATGCAATCGGAGAACAGCACCAGGGCGACGTGTTCCGGCCTTACGAAGGAATACGATGTATATACGGTATCTGAGACGGGTATCGGGAACGGCCGTGTGGAGGTATGCGTTGAAGATACGGTCACGCTCCTTCTTAACGACACCAGGATAGCAAATCTGACGGTAACACCCGCGGAACTTGAAGAGTTCGCCCTTGGCTATGCCGTCTGTGAAGGTCTGGTTCCCGGCCCCTCCGCCGTCGAGAGCATTACCGTCGACGGCCTGACCGTCCATATCCGGACGAATGCGTTTCATGAGGAGAGAATATCACCGGAAACCGAGATCAGGAGCTCCGGGGGAGTCGGTGTGAAAACACCCTGGCACGAACTTGCCGCGCCGGTTCAGGGTAACCTTCTCCTGGATCTCGATACCATCTTCGGAGGCATGGACACGCTCCACCGGATGGCATCCACCTGGAAGAGTACGGGCGGCACCCACTGTTCGGTGATCATCGACGCCGACGGGGTACTGCAGTCTCACGCCGAGGATATGGGGCGGCATACGTCCGTCGACAAGGCGGTGGGGAAGGCTCTCTCTGCCGGGATTGATCTTTCCGGGTGCTTCATGGCCTGTACGGGGAGAATGCCTGCCGGGATGGTCGCAAAAGCCTCTCGGGCAGGTGTTCCGGTTATCGTGACGAACAACGCCCCGTTCTCCACCGGAATCGACCTCGCCCGACGGCTCGATATGACTCTCGTCGGGTTCGCCCGACGGCCGCGAGCGGTGGTTTACAGCGCACCGCACCGGATCAGGGATATCTGA
- a CDS encoding molybdopterin-binding protein has translation MPHRYLTLTARADALSLMKQKFPPPNHIETVLLEHSVGRVTAKPLYACHSVPPGNVAAMDGYAVQSHETVGAGDRRPKTLAQAHRVNTGEVVPGMYDAVIMIEDVWQEDGRIIIRKAAAPGQFIRRAGEDIRAGDLIVPRGHQIRPFDIGALGAYGISNVPVRAVHVGLIPTGSDLVPIGQAPLPGETVESNTCMAGAYLAGMGATSRRYGSVPDDTGRICEAITAAVRENDMVIISAGTSAGTRDFTAAAIATLGEVLVHGIAARPGKPVVIGSVDNKPVLGLPGNPVATQTMLRELVAPLLERWGLSPYQRYERTVRLARTVTSDLGFEEFVPVSVGRVGDRYSAAPHPRGGGVQMAAVRANGYIRIPASGEGFAAGCEIPVSLTVPPGYVDRTLLCIGVRDPAITELADFLAEEGYLLHCCATDTIGALLALQENSCYAAPVMVPKCEPLVRELAGRYCPDANPLRVRIAAREIGIASADGLELSDLASARVAAPLRGTAPRVLLDALLPEHGIDPYSLSIAAEVRSHDSAAAAVSGGVADAGVCSAGAAAAAHLRFVPLGSESYELWFRQEVRDDSGIREILRILGSPGFSSRLCDRWDYQTDRMGEMLPGFRENLSGDAAGAMERSIS, from the coding sequence ATGCCGCACCGATACCTTACTCTGACCGCACGCGCCGACGCACTTTCCCTGATGAAACAAAAGTTTCCGCCGCCGAACCATATCGAGACCGTTCTGCTGGAGCATTCGGTGGGCAGGGTCACTGCAAAGCCGCTCTATGCCTGCCACTCAGTTCCTCCCGGGAATGTGGCGGCGATGGACGGATACGCCGTGCAGAGCCATGAGACGGTGGGAGCGGGCGACCGGCGGCCGAAGACCCTTGCACAGGCCCACCGGGTGAATACGGGAGAGGTCGTTCCGGGGATGTATGACGCAGTCATCATGATCGAGGATGTCTGGCAGGAAGATGGCAGGATTATCATCCGCAAAGCCGCAGCTCCGGGACAGTTCATACGCCGTGCTGGCGAAGATATCCGGGCGGGAGATCTTATCGTTCCCCGTGGCCACCAGATCCGGCCGTTTGATATCGGGGCGCTCGGAGCTTACGGCATCTCGAATGTGCCCGTGCGGGCGGTACACGTCGGACTCATCCCGACCGGAAGCGACCTGGTGCCCATCGGCCAGGCGCCGCTGCCGGGAGAGACCGTCGAGAGCAACACCTGCATGGCCGGAGCCTATCTCGCGGGCATGGGGGCGACGAGCAGACGCTACGGAAGCGTTCCGGACGACACCGGAAGGATCTGCGAGGCAATAACAGCTGCTGTCCGGGAGAACGATATGGTCATCATCTCTGCCGGAACCTCGGCGGGAACACGCGATTTCACGGCCGCCGCCATCGCAACGCTTGGAGAAGTTCTCGTTCACGGGATCGCGGCAAGGCCGGGAAAACCGGTGGTCATCGGGTCGGTGGACAATAAACCCGTGCTGGGGCTGCCGGGCAACCCGGTGGCGACCCAGACGATGCTCCGCGAGCTGGTGGCACCGCTCCTTGAGCGGTGGGGCTTATCCCCCTATCAGAGATACGAACGCACCGTGCGGCTGGCAAGGACGGTAACCTCCGATCTCGGATTTGAAGAGTTCGTACCCGTCTCCGTCGGGCGGGTGGGCGACAGGTACTCTGCTGCGCCGCACCCCCGCGGCGGCGGTGTTCAGATGGCGGCGGTGCGGGCGAACGGATACATCCGGATCCCTGCGTCGGGTGAGGGGTTCGCAGCAGGATGCGAGATTCCCGTATCCCTCACGGTTCCGCCGGGGTATGTCGACCGGACGCTGCTCTGCATCGGGGTGCGCGATCCGGCGATCACCGAGCTTGCCGATTTTCTAGCCGAAGAGGGGTACCTGCTCCACTGCTGCGCCACCGATACCATCGGCGCTCTTCTTGCCCTGCAGGAGAACTCCTGCTATGCGGCGCCGGTCATGGTGCCGAAGTGCGAACCACTGGTGCGGGAACTCGCCGGCCGTTACTGTCCCGACGCGAACCCCCTCCGGGTGCGGATCGCGGCGAGAGAGATCGGGATTGCATCTGCTGACGGCCTCGAACTCTCCGATCTTGCGTCCGCCCGGGTGGCCGCCCCTCTGCGGGGCACTGCTCCACGGGTCCTCCTGGATGCACTCCTGCCGGAACACGGGATCGATCCTTATTCGCTCTCCATCGCCGCGGAGGTGCGGAGCCATGACTCGGCAGCCGCGGCGGTCAGCGGGGGCGTTGCAGATGCCGGCGTCTGCAGTGCCGGTGCGGCCGCTGCTGCACATCTTCGGTTCGTGCCGCTCGGCTCCGAGTCGTATGAGCTCTGGTTCCGGCAGGAAGTGCGCGACGACTCCGGGATTCGGGAGATTCTCCGCATTCTCGGGTCACCCGGTTTCTCCTCGCGTCTTTGTGACCGGTGGGACTACCAGACTGACCGGATGGGGGAGATGCTTCCCGGATTCCGGGAAAATCTCTCCGGCGACGCCGCTGGCGCCATGGAACGATCGATATCGTAA
- a CDS encoding VOC family protein → MRRFPLYSILSLLLLISVIGTAGCSSTREIGKDDAATGVTPENAWRIDHAVIVVQNLTASADTFGAAGFNVVPGGDHVDNVTHNALIPFKDGSYLELFAPVDPTMAAEMHDLVAAGTFDAALAGADQMQKRFMRHLAEGTGPGDCAILPSRAHYLRRTGGGRAWWLHPCRADPDVPDGNVTAHPNGAAGIRSIEIAARDPAAVVCWYDTVLLTSPAGHCGVPAAYTLDGSVPPRAGNCRGRA, encoded by the coding sequence ATGAGGCGTTTCCCGCTTTATTCCATTCTCTCACTCCTTCTTCTGATATCGGTCATCGGTACAGCCGGATGCTCCTCCACCCGGGAGATCGGTAAGGACGATGCAGCCACGGGCGTTACCCCCGAGAATGCATGGCGGATCGATCACGCCGTCATTGTTGTGCAGAATCTTACCGCATCGGCGGACACATTCGGTGCAGCGGGATTCAATGTCGTTCCGGGAGGTGACCATGTGGACAACGTCACCCATAACGCACTTATCCCGTTCAAAGACGGCAGTTACCTGGAACTCTTCGCCCCTGTCGATCCAACCATGGCTGCCGAGATGCACGATCTCGTAGCCGCTGGAACCTTCGATGCGGCTCTCGCGGGAGCGGATCAGATGCAAAAGCGGTTCATGCGCCACCTCGCGGAGGGAACCGGCCCTGGAGATTGTGCTATTCTCCCGTCCCGGGCTCACTATCTCCGAAGAACAGGCGGTGGCAGAGCGTGGTGGCTTCATCCTTGCAGGGCCGATCCCGATGTCCCGGACGGCAACGTGACCGCACATCCGAACGGAGCGGCCGGCATCAGAAGCATCGAGATAGCGGCACGTGATCCCGCCGCAGTTGTCTGCTGGTATGATACGGTCCTGCTGACGTCCCCGGCCGGTCATTGCGGTGTTCCGGCCGCGTATACGCTGGACGGATCTGTTCCTCCTCGTGCGGGGAATTGTCGGGGACGAGCGTGA